The sequence below is a genomic window from Oreochromis niloticus isolate F11D_XX linkage group LG3, O_niloticus_UMD_NMBU, whole genome shotgun sequence.
AGGAAAGAGGATGGAGGACATGGAGAGGATGCATCTGTTGGATTGAAACTTGGCCTGTTACtttctgctgttgttgctgttttgttttgtttttttatctacAGAAGTTATAAACAACAGAGTCGAGATTCACATCGTCCTTCTTCTGTACCACTGTGTCTGAGATCTTTCTACGGCCAAAGTCTGAATCTCCTGTTTctgaacacagagacagaaatcaAGTAAAAACAGACAACAAACTCTACTGGCTGTCATACACGACATCCGTTTCATCAGCActgagagagcagcagcagaacatTTGGAGGCTGTTAAATCTgtatttgagttttgtttttaaaaactgagcaaacAGAAACAGGGCTTAAAGTTATCGTGGGGTATTATTGAGGAGAAAGGGGTGTGCTGCCACCTGTtggttgtagttttttttaccgTTTTTGCAGTTTAGTATTGACTGTtatttactgtatattttattatctattttaatcattttactgattcatttttatctttattttaatatttattatttattattatttattatttatttattattattctttgtcattttaatgGGTTTTAACTTCTATCACAGTTTTTTACTGGAAAGTACTTTTGACAACCATGTTGTTTTTAaggtgctctataaataaagttggatggATTGGATAAGAAAGAATGAGAGATTATCAGAGGCTATGCCTTTTCTATGGTTATTCCACACCGGTGGAATTACCTGGGTCTCAGTCACACgacccatgtcacctctacttaaggccgcataatgacgtgaagaaagactttttaaaatttattccaaaatgatttaatatgaaggcagaGTGTCACAGGTATCGACCTAAAGCATGtggcctcatgggcagtgtagtccgtgctgcagggagaatgtaCTGCCATACTTCCCTTGTAACAGAACTGATACTGCTGCACAGGAACACAGGAAACTAGATGGTGGCtaatgtttcctgtgtttttacCTAAACTGTTTTGAGTCACATTTGAGTGAaatgtgtttggaaaaaaaaaaaaaaatcggaattgagcattaagacctgcagagTGACCGTAGCTTAAATTGTGTATGCGCCGAAGGACTACCTAGTGCAAAGAATATACATGGATACAGTTGTGCATAAGCCAGctatttctttttctacatatataTGGGTCAAAATAGCCGTGTTTGACAAATGAACAgtgaaaacaacagcaaaaagaaaaacagatccTTCAGGCTGGATTGAACAAAGTGATATTTTATTTGCAAaacttttaatgaatttttaaaaaacattttactgtTGTGTGAAACCAGTAAACTCTTATTTTAGCAACAGTATCAAAAACATTATAACATTGAATGTTTGCAGAACTTATTTACATAGTAAGTATTTAAAGCTCCATGCATAGCACAAGTTACTGGCACTGGTTCCTTGGGACAACTCCATCTCGTCTCACTTAACCTGTTTTTTAACTAATGCTGTGTTCTGGTAATTTGACAGCATACATGCTACTGCAAACAGTTGGCTGATATTGTAAACAGGTGACATGATGATGATGCCATCAAAAAGTTTGTTCTGTTTGATCCTCCTAATGACTCGCTCCACATGTAGCCTGAGTCTGACTGTGGCCTGAGTCTCCTTAACCTGGTTCTTCTTCTGCTTAGATAGAAAAGGTGGGCGGTACACTTTGCATTTACAACAATCTGTGATCAGGAAGCCCTTATCTACCATCACTGCCATGTCTTCAGTCAACTTCTCAGCAATGCCTGACTGTTTGAATAGTTCCTTGTCACTAACCGAACCTGCGTACAGATCAGAGATGAATGTGACTGGACCATGTGGAGCTATGCCAACCAGGGCTTTCATCGTGCAGTGGGATTTGTACGAAGAGTACGTTTCACTCTGGAGAAGTGATGAGGATGGTGTCTGACACCTCAGCTCTGTACAGTCAAGGATCACCTGGGTGTCTGAGAAATCTTTGAATTCCTTAGGGAGGTAAGCTTGCACTTCTGCACGTGTAAGCCAGATGCACTGAGACCCCAGTGCAGTGGCAAGAAAACTTGTCCATGTTGCAATGATGCGGCTCACTGTGGACTGGTGTATGTTGAATTGATGAGCCAGGTCCCTCTCCTTCAGACCAACAGACAGGAAAACCAGGAAAAGAAAGAACTCGTCGATTGGCTGGAGCAGCTGCCTCTGAAAGGttaaaacaaaagggaaaatgtTACTCCTAAAGCTATGAACTAGTAAGATCATGCTTTTCTTGGCTAAATGTTTTGTAAGATTGCTGTAATGGTTATGCACACCATACTGTACTGTCAGAGTtgagttttattatttttctactaaataaagttgttttattatctttatATACACACTGCAAACGTCCTCATATGAGTTGTAGGACAAGTCTTAGTAGGACTTGTTAACAGTCCTACTAAGGGGCAGGTCAAATGTCAACGGCACTTCATCCATGTTTATGATCTCGTCTGGTCCGATGGAATATTTGTTTATCTTTCGTTGTGTGAATTTGCGcaagtttgttattttctcTCCATAGTCGGGAGGGAGTTGTTGACACACAGTCGTCCGCACCCTGATGGACAGTCCTTTTCGTTTTTCCGTTGGCGACTGTTTTCAGTCGGATCTGCACAGTTGAAACACCTCGTACatttgctctctgtgtgttCACCCAGTCTTCAATACATTTGGGCCATCTGCTCTTATTTCCTGTGAAAGCTCTCGTCTTTTTGGACTGAGCCAGTTCGTCACGCTGGCGTCTCCAACGTCTCACCATTGATTCGTTTATACCAAGGGTACGTGCAGCAGCTCTACTTCCCCTCGCTGAGAGCCAAATCGACTGCCTTTAATTTGAAAGCTGCATCACatgcatttcttttgtttgccATACTGAGAGTTTGTGAATGAAAGCTTCCTTTGCTCCTGTAATACTCCTCTTGCTAATCAAGTTTGTTTTTCGCGCTACTTCGTACAGCACTGCGTTGCCTGGTGGACGGACATGTGACCAACATACGACTCTTGTCCCCTGATACTGTGTGTCTGATCACATGCCCTTCTGCCAGCCAACGTAGTGCCGTACAACAGCggaacaaaccaaaacaaatcctctTACGATATCACAAAAATCATGAACAATCCATAGAAAAGCCGCACCTGACTGAAAGGGTTCAAAGCTTGTGCAAAAAGTAGTTGCTTGTAGCCCAAAAATTACGCTACATAAATACAATAACATTGCACCTCTAGTTCCAACTACCAACAAAGCCATAGCCTACCGTTTGTGTGCGTGCAGGTGTCAACACTTCTTCGTCCGTGTTGGCAGCTGACTTGGCTCCTGAAGCCTGGATCATTTCATAGATGCAAGGCTCAATCAAAACCCAGAATGCCATCAAATGATTATAGCTTGGAAATCTATTCACaagagagacaaacattgtgTCAATCATTAATTAACATCACACATTGAAATTAATTAATGTCTGATTAAGACGCTATTTGGTGCATCTACATGAAACATACAATCAGCAGACAAAAAGTAAATATCGATGTTGTTTACATGAAGACTGGAAACACTTGAACTTTAACTGATGGTGACCTTGGTATGAGCtaactgtatatatattatatacagtTAGCTTGACTAGAACTCAGGTGTACCTGGTATAGAATTGGATGTCAGTGTCGGAACCAGCAAACCGCTGTAACCCAAACTCTCGCTGGACACGTAACTCCTGTATTTCCTTCTTCAGACTCTCCAGGTCTTTGGACAGGTCTTCTGCTGACGGCTCAGGAAATGAGCAGTAGTCATGATCTGTTGTAACACTGTGCTGACCTTGATCCCCAGGATGGACTAGTTCAGGGGATCGCTCCGTTCTCTCCCAAACACTACTCCGCGGCGGTTCAACTTTATATCTATTCCACTGAAAAAGTGTCGGGACAGCACCTTTAATAAGCCGCCTTTGACCATCAAGGGTTGTTGGTCCTGCATCCTTGGCTGCTGGGTCCCTgataagagagaaaacaaaatcatgttcattcttttttgttgatttttgtaGAAAATGGTCCATGTTTTTGGCGACAGtttttggtgacagtggggaaAGAAACACTCCCTTATAACAGTCAGAATCAAGAGGGTGGGGAGGCTGTGgcaagattaataataactaatgattcaattcagagaggtgtataaatgTACAGTGGGTgaaaatgtgattaataaagAGTGCATTATGTGCTAAGGGTTTAAGCAGCTCCAAGAATTAGaagaaccttttaaaaacagttttaaagttaaaatcatttcaatgtgtttattgtagtttttctttttttagttttccaCCACCTAAAGCAGGGTTAAAGTAACACAGTTTCACAATTATGTAGCGTTAGTCTCACCACACCCAGCCTCAATATGCTTACTTGACAGCACTCCTTGGTATTAAGTCACACCCAGAGAAAGACTTTGATATATTCACCTTGGAGGGATGTCTTCTGCAGATAGCTTGATTTGTGTTATCCGTTTTAGCTTTGCTGTCTGTCTTCTGTTGAACACATCCAGtctcatttttcttcttatCTCCTCTGCAGATGCCTTCTCTGCCTTTCTGCctacaaaataaacataaacatttcaGTATTTCTCCTTTAGAGCTTGCTAACTAAGAAAGCACGACATAAAGCCCACTATGCATGCAGCTATGTGAGCTTTATGTCCACATAGCTGCAACGATAGTCtagtaaataatgaaaacacTTATGTTAGGAAGCTTATATTTGGTAACTTGACATTTTCATACAAAATGATCGCTGCACAAGCGGAATACGACGGCTGGAAGGTCCCATCTTTCAGTCTTGTTTTGCTTACTCCTGGCTCTTTTAATGGTGCTGCTCAATTTAGCTCACCTAATGCGGTAAAAGGAAGtacctttcttttttcctcgtCTATTTGTACAACCTGGGGCGCAACAGTTATCAACCATGGTTAGCCGCGTTCACCACAGCAGTCAGCCGGATGCTGCCAAAATAGCAAAGTCTGGGGTGGGGGAGTCATCTCTCGAGCCTGAACAGAGCTCGCTGTTCCCTGCGCAGTACTACAAATACTACCAGTTTCGTAATAAGAAATCGCATCCAGTTTACTAATggctgggtgcaagatttgGCTATTTTCAAGCCGCTAAACTGTGAGTACGTCGTCATTCAAACCAAGGTAAGTCAGCTGGAGTGCGTGGAGTATAACAGCcattataagataagataacccttattagtcccacacaaatttgttttgtcaaagcaggaagtggacagtgcaaaagttacatagcaaaaattagaatacaataagaataaaatactgtacacaactgtacagaatagaataaaattaaaaatactatatacagtttaataaatagaataagaataaatagaataagatatacaataggaaaaaaacagaatacaaaTTCTAtgtacaactgagtaaaaatacatcGATGCCAGAAAGGAGTATTGTGTTATTGTTCACCACCCACCACAATTAATGTTATACATTTATCAATGAACTGCAAATATCTCGTGGTTATATTATGTGTCCATAATTGTAAAGATGCAAACTACTACATTGATAATCGAGCAAGATATTACTTTAAACCCATTTGTGTCCTCCATGCACACAAGGGGAATTTTCAGCGGTTTTCACATTAAGGCCATATAAATCCTCAAAACTTTACGTGGTGATTGCCGGACACTAAGAGCAATTTTTTGAATTAGGgattgggggtgggggtggtgtTTACCTCCGACTAGTGCTCTTTGTTGTTGTCCTTGCGTTCGTCGTCTTTTTTCGGAGTTCATGTGTAGCGTTGGtacccagtctggatttgtttgaTCCATTTCATAGGCAGGCTTCCCTACAGTGGTGCGAAAGAATTAGCGAATCTTTACATAGCACGTGTGTCTGCAAAGTCACTCAATACGATGTTTGTTCGGATTGTATAACCTCCGAGTGCATCAACAATAAAATTATTaagctataaagagtgatatgaacatatatAGAACTTACCGgagtgaaaatgtctggagcacaccaacagacatttggagatggaagagaactggaGATCAACTCGTCCCAcggctgctatccaggctagacgcctttTTTTGGTAAGTTCCGCTATATGAGCtccctcatgttgcttccatgtcgggaaagaatgaaaagataaaccattCCCAAGCTTATTCCcttgccggtcgtgcgatcgAACAGTACAGCCGATCACACAGCAAGTACGAACCATGGCTGATGTGTGTGCTTTCGCTCCTCTTTCGTTTGAGCCCCGAAATATGGCGCATCAGCCCAAAAgcctttccacgcccacccgCGTGACATCACGAGCCAAAGCCCTGTTAGATAGTGATGTGTCTTGTGTGTCGAAGCGT
It includes:
- the LOC109201327 gene encoding uncharacterized protein LOC109201327 isoform X2 — protein: MRHISGLKRKRSESTHISHGKPAYEMDQTNPDWVPTLHMNSEKRRRTQGQQQRALVGGRKAEKASAEEIRRKMRLDVFNRRQTAKLKRITQIKLSAEDIPPRDPAAKDAGPTTLDGQRRLIKGAVPTLFQWNRYKVEPPRSSVWERTERSPELVHPGDQGQHSVTTDHDYCSFPEPSAEDLSKDLESLKKEIQELRVQREFGLQRFAGSDTDIQFYTRFPSYNHLMAFWVLIEPCIYEMIQASGAKSAANTDEEVLTPARTQTRQLLQPIDEFFLFLVFLSVGLKERDLAHQFNIHQSTVSRIIATWTSFLATALGSQCIWLTRAEVQAYLPKEFKDFSDTQVILDCTELRCQTPSSSLLQSETYSSYKSHCTMKALVGIAPHGPVTFISDLYAGSVSDKELFKQSGIAEKLTEDMAVMVDKGFLITDCCKCKVYRPPFLSKQKKNQVKETQATVRLRLHVERVIRRIKQNKLFDGIIIMSPVYNISQLFAVACMLSNYQNTALVKKQVK
- the LOC109201327 gene encoding uncharacterized protein LOC109201327 isoform X1, translating into MVRTCCVIGCTVRSHDRQGNKLGNGLSFHSFPTWKQHEGAHIAELTKKRRLAWIAAVGRVDLQFSSISKCLLVCSRHFHSGKPAYEMDQTNPDWVPTLHMNSEKRRRTQGQQQRALVGGRKAEKASAEEIRRKMRLDVFNRRQTAKLKRITQIKLSAEDIPPRDPAAKDAGPTTLDGQRRLIKGAVPTLFQWNRYKVEPPRSSVWERTERSPELVHPGDQGQHSVTTDHDYCSFPEPSAEDLSKDLESLKKEIQELRVQREFGLQRFAGSDTDIQFYTRFPSYNHLMAFWVLIEPCIYEMIQASGAKSAANTDEEVLTPARTQTRQLLQPIDEFFLFLVFLSVGLKERDLAHQFNIHQSTVSRIIATWTSFLATALGSQCIWLTRAEVQAYLPKEFKDFSDTQVILDCTELRCQTPSSSLLQSETYSSYKSHCTMKALVGIAPHGPVTFISDLYAGSVSDKELFKQSGIAEKLTEDMAVMVDKGFLITDCCKCKVYRPPFLSKQKKNQVKETQATVRLRLHVERVIRRIKQNKLFDGIIIMSPVYNISQLFAVACMLSNYQNTALVKKQVK